The Eubacterium maltosivorans genome includes the window TTTCCAGCGCCCTGTACAGATTGTTAAAATCGAGGCTCTTGGTCCGGAGCACTGTATCGCCTTTCTGATCAATGATATAGGCATACCCTTCTCCGCCGAAACTGTCAAAGCTCAAAACCTTCCCCAGGTTTCTGATATCCATCATCGCCACCAGCACGCCGCTGCCGCCATCTTTTTCCCTCAGGGGCACTGCGAGCACAATGCCGCTGACTGCACGGTCTGTAAAAATTTTTCGGGTCAGGTCTCCAATGGCAGGCTGTCCCGCCATCGCCTCCTTGAAATAACGCTCATCATTGATACTTCCGCTCTGAGTTGAATCCGTGGCCCGCAGCATGCCGTCCGCAGCGGCATAGCCTGTATAGGCAAAGCCATACTGTTCCGCAAGGTCTTTCAGATAACGGATCCGTTCATTCTCCGAATCCATGGAGGCAACCGCTGAGGCGGCAGAGGACAGTGCCTGCTGAGTATCGTTGACTACGGTAGTCATATTTGTGCCGATGTAAGTAGCAACCTCTGAGAGATGCCTTTTATTCTCTTCTTCAAGGGCATTGTCAAATTTTCTGATATAAGCAGCCGCGATTCCTGCCAGCACGGCAAAAAAACAAAGAAAAATCACACTGATGAGTACTGCCTGCTTTTTATTTTTGATCAGCATCTTACTTTTTTTCAAAGGATGCCCTCCTTATATCCATAGGGATAAAATATAATCCTACGGTTCATTCCCGGCTGCGCGGCTTTTACGCGCGTTGTCCATATCCCTCAGGCAGGCGTCGGCTGTGTAATCCGTTTCCTGCATGTATCGTTGTATATAAGCCGCGTCGACCTGGGAAAAGCCTTTTAGTCTGAGCCAGGTAACGGAATCATAAAAATGCTGCTCGATCAGCCGGTCTGCCTCCACATACTGAGGGGTGGATATACTCCCCACCTGATTTTTGAAAATGGGAGCGGTATAAATACCCTCATAGTCGATATTATAATTGTAAGGATCGGCCATAAAAGTGATAAGGTCCAGCGCCGCATCGAGGTTTACACTGTTCTTACTGGCAAGCAGCAGCATTTGGTTTGGGCCTTCAAAGCATCCCTCCTCAGGAACGCCGATAAAGGCCGGCATCAGGCCAAATTGTGAGGCGTCTCCTTCAAAATCGGTATAAAGCCAGGTATCCCAGCAGATCATCATGGCATAACGCTCACTGGACATGGCACTGCTCATTCCCTCCCAGTTATTATCTGCGTAGCTATCGCCAAAGTATCCCTTCTGCGCAATGGTGCGGTACCACTGCACGATTGTTTTCATTTCCGGTATATCTGTATAAGAGAGGGTATTGTTATTGAGCCCTTCCAGTATTTCAGATTTCGAGGTAAAGCTGTCCATTGGAAACTGGCAGAGCAGCATGGTGCTGCCTTCATTGGGAAGGTACACAGGCGTTACGCCTTTTTCATAAAGAACCGCACAAACCTGCATAAATTCCTCCTGTGTGCGGGGAATCTCCAGATCATACGCCTTAAAAATCTTTTTATTGTACAGCATTCCGGAAACAGAGGCCTCCCCATGAGGCAGACCGATCACTTTACCATTGTAAATGGTCTGATTAAGGGCTGTATCTGTCAGGTCCTCCACCCATTGTGCCCCGGTGAAATCATAAAAATTTTCCTCTGGCTTCAGGTTATCCAGATTAATTCCGCCATAGCTCAACAGTATATCCGGCTTTTGCGCAGTATTGGATTGAAAAGCCGCCGGCACCTCCTCTGACATTTCCTGCTTCGAAAGATATCTTATCTCAAGGGTATTCCCCGTTATTTCCTGGTAGCGTTCAAAGGCCTTTTTTTGATAAGGCCGCTT containing:
- a CDS encoding ABC transporter substrate-binding protein; protein product: MKKHIGRSVCLVAIAALLLTGCGQKKETVSVTAFETPQYEWGTVSNRTITIWGDDTDLKRPYQKKAFERYQEITGNTLEIRYLSKQEMSEEVPAAFQSNTAQKPDILLSYGGINLDNLKPEENFYDFTGAQWVEDLTDTALNQTIYNGKVIGLPHGEASVSGMLYNKKIFKAYDLEIPRTQEEFMQVCAVLYEKGVTPVYLPNEGSTMLLCQFPMDSFTSKSEILEGLNNNTLSYTDIPEMKTIVQWYRTIAQKGYFGDSYADNNWEGMSSAMSSERYAMMICWDTWLYTDFEGDASQFGLMPAFIGVPEEGCFEGPNQMLLLASKNSVNLDAALDLITFMADPYNYNIDYEGIYTAPIFKNQVGSISTPQYVEADRLIEQHFYDSVTWLRLKGFSQVDAAYIQRYMQETDYTADACLRDMDNARKSRAAGNEP